In the genome of Xenopus tropicalis strain Nigerian chromosome 10, UCB_Xtro_10.0, whole genome shotgun sequence, the window cgtggctacacagcagcttattatataaattatagtagtgttactgtagcaaacaccccagttttaccagtgcagggcaacagtgcattatatatttattactttaaagtgctttcattttttagtgttactgttcctttaagtgccccttcccacctgccccttcctggatgtataaaatacattagcatattaaaaacagaggagtcggagtcggaagtatcagaaactgaggagtcggagtcgtggagtcggaagtatcagaaactgaggagtcggagtcgtggagtcggaagtatcagaaactgaggagtcggagtcgtggagtcggaagtatcagaaactgaggagtcggagaatttatctaccgactccacagccctgcggGGAAGCCCCCACTGGGGCGGCCTTAGAGCCCAGAAATAAAACAACTAAGACAAGGTTGGAGAGACCACACATCATTATCACTTCACTGTTTATCTTGCAATGCCAAATACGTCTGTTTCCACCTATAACATAGTTGCTTGCACATCAGAACTGAAACCCCCAAATAATAAATGCATTGTACATTACATTTAATGCCTGCCTGAATAGCTCTCCCATACCTGAGGTTTTCTAATGAGCCGCAGGTCAGTCACACAGTTCTAGGTCAGATCTTATTGCCATTAAGGGAATTAATAGTCAGTAAAAGTCTTGGTCTGGCCCAATCACACCTCGGACTCCCAGCTGATCCTCCTGCAAGAGTCAGCCGGGTTGAGATTCCTTACGATTTCACTCCTAAATGTTCCTGAGGGGGAGCCAATGGGGTACCTAGAGCTAGCCATCTTTGAGCAGCATGCAGTCCTTCCAAGAGAGGCCACGTTAAGGAGGGAACCAGAGTCTCTGTACATCATTGCAGAGGGCACTGCCAGCGTGGAAACTGCTCCTCTCAAGGGGGCATCGGTGTGTGGGGTGGAATACAAAGAAGGATGGAGTCTGTGGCATCCCCCACTATGGCAAAAAGCGCAGAGGTGGGAGGAACGTGGAAGAGAATAGTGCAGAGGCCTTACACACCTTGGGTGCATCCCACAGTCTTCAGCTAAAAGGGTCTCCCGGGGCAGTAATGGACTTCTTATTACTTGTCTAGCAGCAGGTGACTGGTACCAAGCCCCAGGGTACTGGGCTCCCCCTTTGCAAGAAGGGTTGGGCAACCTCTGTGGTGATTCCTGTATTCTCTGTGGGAGTGGGGAAGCGATACATGGGTTACTAATGTGCACAGCAGCACTCACTCCACCATTTTGGGAAATGGGAGATACTGGGTGAAGGTCCTGAGGTGGCAAGGAATTTATCTCAGGAGGTTGCAGGTCCCCATCAGGCATCATAGGATAGGAAGGATGAAATGACCGTGGGGATTGGGTAAGGACAGGTACAGCCAAGGAGGGGCCTACGTTCCCTATCATTCGACTGGTGGCCACATGATGAGGGGATGCAATAGTCTGAGGCCCCTGAAGAGAGAATGCGGCTTGCAGGCTCTCGCTGCGCTGTTTCCAAGTACGTAATGCCTGGGATGCATTTTCCAGTGATCCTCCAACCGCTGAAGAAGAGACAAGGTCCCTGGCTGTCTGTAAGACCCTCAGGACATTTACGGGAACTGGAGTCCCTGTCACATCAGGGTCTGGGAATTGAGAATCCTGCAATGGGCTCTCGACGCCTCGGAAGCAACTGTAAATACCCTGAGATTGAAACAAATAAGGAGAGTAAGATGAGGATCACAGTCATTCCTAGATTAACATTAATTTATCTACTTTACCAAGGAAAGGAAGTTGTTGTCTCATTGGCTAAGGACTAGCGAAAGCAGTCTGCTAATAATCTGCaaatctcctttcctcacccagtgATAGGTCCAGTGGCCATACACTTAGATCCGCCCGATTTTACCCTATTGGACACCTTTTTTTCCATCACTTTTGCTGGGGTCCAATAGggtgaaattgggcagatctgagTGTATGGCCACCGGACCTTAAGGTCTCTCACATTCTGTTCTCTTACCCGGCTGATACCCAGCAGCCCTTTCTCTCCACAAGAGCTGGGCATACAGTGCCTCATCCTCCAGTACACTAGATGCTCCCAGGAGAAGACCAGCAAACTGAGCCCCATGGCCACCAACAGCATGTAGAAGACGCCAGCCATGTTATCGATATCCAGCTTGCTACTGACTGCTTCGTTTTTCTCATTCTGACAGATGCCTGACAGCCATACTGTTTCCAGTCTTTGGGTGTCTCCTGCAAAAAAAAGCAGCCAATCACTAAAGAGCACACAGCTAGTGTCATAACAACCCATGAAAACAGTGTTAGTCCAGTAGCCCATGACTACACTAACTGAGGATTTCACTACACCCAATCATTGAGTTGGTCATCAGTCTATTATTAGCCAATTACTAAACAGAGTTTCTTAGTTGACAGCTCAGAATttttgaatgttaaaaaaaatgagttgGCACTCACCATCCCCAAGAAACTGCAGCAAGGCCAAATCAATGGGTCGCTTCCAACGTGAGTTCTTCTGTAAAGCAATGCCGTAACCGGTGGTGGCAAAAACCTTTCCGCTTCCGATGGTGACCAGCTTGCACCCCTCGTCCTTCCCGGCCATGTAATTTAGGACAGCTGCGTCATAGATAAAGGCGTCCAGCTTTCTGTCGGGGGTAATAGAGAACTTAACTAGGCTTTTTACAGATGAaggaaagctggccatacaacaTTGCTACAACTCAGTGGTGTATTGACCATGACATGATGTCAAATCCTATTGGGTGAAgacttatatacatatttactgtTCAAGTGCCCAAGGGCATGTACCCAGGGTAGCAGTTTTAGGGGGCGGctatacagaaaaaataaaagttggACGATCACGGCTAAATCTGGTGGAAGGGTATCCCTGTCCTAGGCGTATGACTGATCAGGTTGGTGGGCATCACTGGCCCTGTTTGGCTCACCACCTTGCAACCTCACCAAATAAGTGGACATGGAACAAAAAGGAGCTCCTTCTTCAGGACCTAAGAAAATACTGGAGCAACCAGATGCTAGATATCTCCCAGTCTGCCATTATTCTAGGCACAGGGAACTGGAGAAATATGGTGGGAGCGAGAGAAGAAATGTTATGGAGAGACAAAGAGGCATATTTATGGAATGCTCAACAGACAGCTAAAGACCTCCAACAGTAGAAGGACCACTGGGCTGAACAACCCCAATCTGAGTTTTTAGCCCAGGACCCCAACATCGCAAAAGAGAGCTCAATAGAAATGGCAGGGTCTTTTTATACTGAGAAAGTCTTCTAAGGAGAAAAATACGAGCAAGGGTGGGCACAGCAGCACACAGATGCTCTTTATAAAGCTCTTTATATTGCGCATGTTGTCAGATTAAGCTCAGGCTTAATGTACAGGACCTTCTGAGCACAATGTCAGGCCACAATATATATCAGAGCTCCGCCAACCTGTCAGCAGGCAGACCCTCTATTGATTTTAGCCAGTCAACCAAGACTCAGTTAAATAAATGGAACTGTACAAACCCCCGATGCTACAAACCAATCATTGAGTAGGGTCTTGTTCCAATAACCCAACCACAACAAACCTCAGTGTTCTAAGCATTTATAAAGGAGGGTTCTGCTCAGATAAATGAGAGCGTGAGCGGCAGGTTCTGCTGGGGTCACTGATCAGAAGGGAATTTGTCCTGCCCCCAATTACAGAGCGGGGTCCATGTAGTCTATTCATGGAAATCAGGCAAAGAAAGGACGCAGCGCTCAGCGAATCTCTCCGTATCATTTTTACTAGACATCGTAACCCTTTGCGTGCTGCTGAACAGTGACAATACGCACCCTGCTTTTAGACTGGCGAGGGCGTCCTCCACAGAGCGTTGGTTGTAGCGCACCATGTAACTGTGCATGTCCGGGTAGTTGGTGCGGATGTTTCTCTCCGTGCTGCCGTTGGGCACAGTCCCGAATCGGAAAGGGGGATACTGTTCCTGGGGCTTCTGGAACTAGATGGGCAGACAGGTTGGACTTCAGATTAAACCCTATTGCCACATTGTTAATTTCCAGCACAATTTGTATCAGAAAATCTCTCtttctctagagcagtgatccccaaccagtggctcaggggcaacatgtagctccccttgggtgttgctctcagtgcccccaaaccagggagttattttcaaattcctgacttgggggcaagttttggttaaataaaaacaagatttcctaccaaataaagcccctgtaagccgatagtgtgcatagaggcccctaatagccaatcttaagggccgattctagctgccaatatgggtcccttagactgattcggcagctaatcggcccatgtatgggcactaccaacgggcctgtccgactgatatctggcctgaaatcgcccagatatcgattggtcaggttaaaaaatctagtcggatcagggaccgcatcggctcgttgatgcggcccccgaaccgactttgcctatacccatcgttataattagattgtttggccccaaatCTGGATTCtcacaatattgcccacccataggtgggggatatccgGAGAAGATCCACTCCTTGGCGACACCAGCGCAGGCGCCCATGATTAGATTGACATGACATTGTCAATTAAAGGAGTCTATAAAGCCCTTGAGATGACTTGGTGGCCATAGACATCCCTCAGAGGGCCATATCCAACCCCCtaattggacagccctgccctgaCTCTACAGTATGATTCATATTTGAGCCTGTTTAACCACCTGGCACTGCGGCCCTTATTGTACCATCTGCTTAACCCTCACTCATTAGCTGATGCCCTGTCCTGTATCTGACCTTCTGCTATCCAATAGAGCATTATACCCCCCAATCTGTGCAGTACTGGATTTTAGTTATTCCCCACATCACTTTACTGCCACCATACCCGCGTCCATCCCCCCCGCGCATGCAAATAACTGTATCAGTGCTCACGATCCAGCAGTTACAGCCGGCATCAAAGCAATCTGTGCAGGCCTGACAATTAACAACATGTGTTAATGAGAGCTTAATCACAAACATAATGAGGAACGTCTGGGgctccctcccccctcctttGTGGGAGTTTACAACCTGTCCTTCTCCTCTCCTTCTTATTGTCTCTCCATTCTTCTAGATTCAGTTTCTCCTCTCTTGGCTCCGATATCTTATTTCCATCATCTCCGGCATGTGGTTTTATTTGCCGTCTCCTATTCCTGCCCTCCTGTTTCCTATTTTTGACTTCCCGTATCTCTTCTCTCTATTCTCCCCCCACCCCAAAATCTCTTCATTccacccccccccatccttcctTGTCTCTTTAGGTTATAGATAAGGCACCTGTAGAGGGCGAAACGAAATGGTGCTCTCCGACTGTTTCTCAACTAGAGGAAAGATGTATTCTCATTTAGAGAAAAAAGGCCAAGTAAATGTTATCTATCTCTGACTAAATTTCTCTGCTGCGGATAAAAACAGAGGCCTGGGGGCTGAGAAGCATCAGTAAGCCAATACGGCTCTCAGTTCCACATAACCTCCAACATTCACCTTTAAAATCGTATACTCCTAAGCTAGCTATAAACTGTGAGCTGAGCATTTGGCAAGGGGGGCTGAATGAGTCCAATATGGCCACCTACATAGCAGACCAAATCAGGCCAATCCAATCATTGGCCTGGGGGCCAAGTATCAGATCATAAAGCGGATCCACGCAGGTCCATCGCACAAGAACCATATCAACAAACCAATAAGGTCTTTGTCAGGATTTTCAAGCCTGCCTGGATGATTTTCACCCAGGTACAGGTAAgggaactattatccagaatgctcgggacctggggttttccggataagggatctttccgtaatttggatctccataacttacgtctgctaaaaatcatttaaatattgaataaacccaataggactgttctgcccccaataaggggtaataatatcttagttgggatcaagtacaggtactgttttattattacagagaaaagggaatcatttaaccatgaaataaacccaatagggctgttctgcccccaataaggggtaataatatcttagttgggatcaagtacaggtactgttttattattacagagaaaagggaatcatttaaccattaaataaacccaatagggctgttctgccccaataaggggtaattatatcttagttgggatcaagtacaggtactgttttattattacagagaaaagggaatcatttaaccatgaaataaacccaatagggctgttctgcccccaataaggggtaattatatcttagttgggatcaagtacaggtactgttttattattacagagaaaagggaatcatttaaccatgaaataaacccaatagggctgttctgctccaataaggggtaattatatcttagttgggattaagtacaggtactgttttattattacagagaaaagggaatcatttaaccattaaataaacccaatagggctgttctgcccccaataaggggtaattatatcttagttgggatcaagtacaggtactgttttattattacagagaaaagggaatcatttaaccattaaataaacccaatagggctgttctgccccaataaggggtaattatatcttagttgggatcaagtacaggtactgttttattattacagagaaaagggaatcatttaaccatgaaataaacccaatagggctgttctgcccccaataaggggtcattatatcttagttgggatcaagtacaggtactgttttattattacagagaaaaggaaaaataatcatatttaaaaattagaattatttgcttataatggagtctttctgtaattcggaactttcttgataacaggtctccagataagggatacctGTATCAGCTGGGCATGCccaatacacaggccaataagctattGACTGagagaccaagttggcagcttttataggTCCAGCTTAAAACTGGACCTGGTGTGCTGAAGTTTGACTACTAAGAAATAATAGGCTCAATCTTCTTTTTGTAGGGAATTGCCTTCAACCCAAACACAGTCCAGTGATACCGACACTATGACATGGCTTTGGGGCCTGGGAGTGGAGAGCTGGCAGAATGGCGCTACCACTAACCCAGTAGTGGAAGGAAGCAGTGCTCCACCTCTCTCCAGATCATCATGACTACAGGTACCATTGGGCTGGGGGTGGGGTTGACATCTTTCTAAGAAATAAGATTGGTTCTCTACTTTCCAAGCATCCTATCGATTTTCATAAGAACGTATCATTATCACTACCCGGGAGACAAAATGCCTGGAATCACTACGTATGCCAGTGCCACTACAGGAAAACAGTACGGAAATAAACTACACAGATTAGTAGCTTctatatttgttttatacagcGACTGTCAGTAACGGCCAGAAATATTGTATTGCAGTTACTAAAAATAGGGGCTAAATGATATAGAAACTCAGCTCATTAATCTAGCTAATGCCTTGCTATGATTATAAATAAGAGACGATTTCAGAGGAGCTGCACAAATGAGTCCCTCATTAGCCAAATCATATCACTGCCAAGGTAGCAAGAGGAATGAGCAAAATGTGTGGTGCTTAACACTCCCCATACTCACAGCAAACTGCACTGGGTACAAATCTATAGGATAGGCGCTTACAggtgaccaaaaaataaaaatgtattaatctactgctgccctgcactggtgaaaggtgtgtgtttgctacagaaaccctactacagtttatataaataccccgctgtgtagccccgggggcagccattcctgcactggtacagctggggtgtttgctacagaaaccctactatagtttatataaataccccgctgtgtagccccgggggcagccattcctgcactggtacagctggggtgtttgctacagaaaccctactatagtttatataaataccccgctgtgtagccccgggggcagccattcctgcactggtacagctggggtgtttgctacagaaaccctactatagtttatataaataccccgctgtgtagccccgggggcagccattcctgcactggtacagctggggtgtttgctacagaaaccctactatagtttatataaataccccgctgtgtagccccgggggcagccattcctgcactggtacagctggggtgtttgctacagaaaccctactatagtttatataaatcccctgctgtgtagccccgggggcagccattcctgcactggtacagctggggtgtttgctacagaaaccctactatagtttatataaataccccgctgtgtagccccgggggcagccgttcctgcactggtacagctggggtgtttgctacagaaaccctactatagtttatataaataccccgctgtgtagccccgggggcagccattcctgcactggtacagctggggtgtttgctacagaaaccctactatagtttatataaataccctgctgtgtagccccgggggcagccattcctgcaccggtacagctggggtgtttgctacagaaaccctactatagtttatataaataccccgctgtgtagccccgggggcagccgttcctgcaccggtacagctggggtgtttgctacagaaaccctactatagtttatataaataccccgctgtgtagccccgggggcagccgttcctgcactggtacagctggggtgtttgctacagaaaccctactatagtttatataaataccccgctgtgtagccccgggggcagccgttcctgcactggtacagttggggtgtttgctacagaaaccctactatagtttatataaatcccctgctgtgtagccccgggggcagccgttcctgcaccggtacagctggggtgtttgctacagaaaccctactatagtttatataaataccccgctgtgtagccccgggggcagccattcctgcactggtacagctggggtgtttgctacagaaaccctactatagtttatataaatcccctgctgtgtagccccgggggcagccatttataatgagaaaaagcacaggttacatagcagataacagagagactctgtagaatacaatggtgctctatctattatcttctatgtaacctgtgccttttctccttttttgtagcctgaatggctgccccccaagGCTACGCAAcagcttatttatgtaaactatagcagtgtccctgaagcaaacacaccagctttaccagtgcatggcaacagtacattatattttaatcacttttaaacactttaattttttggcattacttttcctttaaagtgactACACAGAGAAACATATTGCAGCATGCTTGCAATACAGTAACAGCAGAGCAAAGGGCACCATACTCACCTTCCTGTCACTTAGACCAGACACCGTGTCGATATACTGCTCCTGAATCATGAAGGCTGCCAGATTGGCAGTGTAACTGGCTAAAAAGATGACGGCGAAGAAAGCCCAGACCAGCACCATGATCTTACTAGTAGTGCCACGGGGGTTCTGAATGGGAACTGAATTATTAAACACCAGGGCCCAGAGCAGCCACAAGGACTTCCCAATGGTAAAACTGGGCCCTCCTAACCCTGAGGAGACACAAAAACCAATGTTACTCTATGACTCCTTGATATGTGTCATCTCATACAGGCTTCTCACTTGCACAGTCTCTTTGTGTCCTCCTTCCTTAATATCAaatcatttttacctttcctcacATTGGCTCCCCATTTGCACCTTGTCCTACACCTTTATGCCCTTATACCCTGCCCCTTATGCCACCCTTTACCCACACCAGTTCCCCAAAGGGAACCCTTTTTGACTCTTGTCCTTCATATCCATCTTCACTCAAATGATCATggctcatactcacactcaccacaGATCCTTCTCTCACTATATTCTTTACCCATTACTGTGATGACACTAATAAATCTCCTTCATGTCTCCCACCGATCCCCGGCCACTGAAACTTATACATCTCCATTTTAAGTTGCATCTCCTTCCTTGTCCTAACACCTCATCTCCTTCCAGTTCTGCCCAGCTTATATATTTCCTGCCCGGCTCCTACTAGCCACTTACGTTTGCCGTTGCTCAAGTCTTGGTCATATCCCATTGGACTGAAATACTCAAAGATGAAGACAGTAACAGCAACGACGGAGAGACACATGACGAACATCATCATCCAGACAGCAGGGCTGTACGGCTCTTTGGGAAAATACAAATATGACAATAAGTAGCCAGGCATTCAACCTGTATCCAAACATCACAAAGCAGTGCAGGTTAATAATACAATAAGTGAATATACTGAAGCAAACATtactttttttcatatatttgaaGGCCACACACTGCCTGTGCCATCATAGTGActccaaaattaaatatattccattagtctaaaatcattttaaagggaaaagacTGTGGAAATGATTAGTCCATAGCCCACGGGAATGACTAGTCCAAACTTCATAGGAATGATTAGTTCATAGCCCATGGGAATGACTAGTCCAAACTCTATAGGAATGATTAGTCCATAGCCCACGGGAATGACTAGTCCAAACTCTATAGGAATGATTAGTCCATAGCCCATGGGAATGACTAGTCCATAGTGATTAGATATCATTTAAGTCTATTTAGGCATTGAGTCATTTGCACTGTGGCTATGTTAGTCCAACAGTAAAAGAACCAATATATATCAGGAATGGATCTCTATAGGGCACAGGAATCAGAACTCACCCAGGAAAGCAGAAGGGGACACTGTACCGTTGCTGCGCGACACTAGGACACTAATTCCGGTTTCCACAAAGGGAACTGAGAAATCTACTATTTCAGATCGCTCCTCATTAATAGTGAGAGACCCAATGGCGAGGTGAGCACGACGATAATAGACCTGAAGAAGGTGGCAGAGCATAAAGGGGATATAAATCTTCCATAGCACTGTTAAACATCATGTTAAAGCAACACTGTTCAATAAAACTTTTCTCCAGCTCTCCAGATCTAGCAGCCCACTAAATAAAAAAGTATCTTCCAATCAGAAGTGAACACCTGACACCAGACCTAACCAATGGAAGCATTCCTTGAACAGAAGAGCACCCTCCTAACGGATTGCAGTATAATATCCTCAAGCCAAAAGCTACCCTGTATCTTCCTATGTTAGATAATAGTATATCACTGTAATGCGGTATGGGTGCTGCTCATTGGAGCATCTTCATGCATTTTTAATGAGGTTGGGCCACCTACTTTGGAGAACTGGGGAGTGGAATGGGACAGTGTTGAACATGACTTGGAGAAGCAGAATAGACAAATACAAGAAAAATGATGTATACAGGTTTCTCTCTGCCCTCACCTCTCCAATCATTCCATTCCACACGCCTCGCACAAGCTTCCCATGCTTCCCGTTAGTCACCAGGTAAAGGTCGTAGGAGAACTTGACAGTGCGGGCCAGCTTCTTCAGGATGTCAATGCAGAAGCCTTTGCAGCATAGCTTTGTGTAGGGCTCCCCAGAACTGCTAGGGAAGGCAAGAATCATGGAAGATACGGAAAGTGCCACAGAGAGGACTTTAGGAATGGAACAAAGATGGCGAGAGTGACCATTTAGTGTACCACTTCATACCTCAGGGTAAGGTTGCTCTGCTTGCGGCATGGCACTGTGTTGCGGATACAGTCTCCCGTAGCTGGGTCTGTACTCTCAACAATAACAAACGGCCTCTCTTCGAGCGTGGCCACCGTCAGGTGCCGGGAGTCTGTCACAAGCTGGTTACCAGCTCCATAGCGTGGCCATACTGGATACTTCATCCGAATGATGCCACTTTCCCATCGGCCTACCTGGGGATAAAGGACAAGGATTTCTAGCAACTAAAGAGAGAAACAACACATGACTGACAAGACGACCAAGGTCCAACCTTGGATTTAGCAAAGCTTACCTCTTCCCAAGCACGGTGGGGAGTCAGTGTTATCACCAGCATGGAAGGATCCAGTAAATATCCCTGAGAATTGAAAGACACCTCTCTGTGCTTCCAGACTGTGTTCATCATATGCCTGTGCACAGGGTAAGGGGAGAGACAGGAGTCAGATAATGGTCATGATTGGGTAATTAATTATGAAAAAGGCCAATCAGTGAGAGTTCTGAATTAGAACAGAAGCTTCTACTGGTAGAGAAGTATAAGCATAGCGACTGCATAAAAATGGCAGCCAGATAAGAAGGTTGTGTGTTGTCCCACAAAGGTGACCCCATGCTTTCTGACCTGTACAGGGTGTCGTTTCCGTGCAGATGCGGTGGCGCTAGGCAACTTCCCCTGGGCTGAGGCAGTTCCCCGTGTCTCTGCAGGTAGTTCTTGGCTCCTGCAGCAATCACTGCTATCCCGTCCTGCACCTTCTGTCGCAGGCTTCTCCTCCAGCCATCAGTCACCACACTTACTAATCCTACAGGGAAAAAAGGGGCAGGACGGTCTGGAGACCCAATAGTAAAGCTTGGGACAACCCATATGTGACTAGGCCCCAGGAGTCCGGCTTCTCCCGCTGCAATAAACATTTCTTCCGCTTCGTCTCTTGAGCAGAAGAGCAACAGAACCGGGGCTGATACCTGCCGGAGCACTCTCTGAGTCCCTTTGGGGCCAGCACCTGGCTCTACTGTAAGTTCATCCTGTGGTCCCCAGCCAGGCTGCAAAGCTTCACAAAGAGCCCGCACAGCACTGAGGAAGAGCCGGTGCCCAGGATAGTGACTGGTAATCACAGAGAAAGGTCCAAGATCATATTCCTCAAGCACCTTAAGAATAACAGTCAACTGCTGCTCTAAAGAAGCTGCCATCTGCAGGAAGGAGGAGCTGGGTTCCTGGAGAAAGGGACAAACAGAGATTCCCCTATAATGATGGTCCAATCATTGGTTATGCTCAGAACAACTGCCAAAGTGGTCTAATTGTTCACCTGAAGCAATCTGTGTATATTCTGGGAAATTACTTTTCCTTTCTAAAAGAGTGAgagtagtagggagagatggtgcctatagtagcagtggggggataatagcctctgggaagggactggggctgtgggatagcaggtatagtagggagagatggtgcctatagtagcagtggggggataatagcctctgggaagggactggggctgtgggatagcaggtatagtagggagagatggtgcctatagtagcagtggggggataatagcctctgggaagggactggggctgtgggatagcaggtataatagggagagatggtgcctatagtagcagtggggggataatagcctctgggaagggactgtggctgtgggatagcaggt includes:
- the grin2c gene encoding glutamate receptor ionotropic, NMDA 2C isoform X1 — translated: MILVAWGLLLTVLGCSAVVMETLLPRAGGPALNVALVFGGSFPYSELVGPMMPEGSLSLPLDIHTVTVLVNDSGPGPLLRQLCQALRGAHAVVFQDNIGTEAVAQILDFISSQTLVPIISISGGSAVVLSPKEPSSSFLQMAASLEQQLTVILKVLEEYDLGPFSVITSHYPGHRLFLSAVRALCEALQPGWGPQDELTVEPGAGPKGTQRVLRQVSAPVLLLFCSRDEAEEMFIAAGEAGLLGPSHIWVVPSFTIGSPDRPAPFFPVGLVSVVTDGWRRSLRQKVQDGIAVIAAGAKNYLQRHGELPQPRGSCLAPPHLHGNDTLYRHMMNTVWKHREVSFNSQGYLLDPSMLVITLTPHRAWEEVGRWESGIIRMKYPVWPRYGAGNQLVTDSRHLTVATLEERPFVIVESTDPATGDCIRNTVPCRKQSNLTLSSSGEPYTKLCCKGFCIDILKKLARTVKFSYDLYLVTNGKHGKLVRGVWNGMIGEVYYRRAHLAIGSLTINEERSEIVDFSVPFVETGISVLVSRSNGTVSPSAFLEPYSPAVWMMMFVMCLSVVAVTVFIFEYFSPMGYDQDLSNGKRLGGPSFTIGKSLWLLWALVFNNSVPIQNPRGTTSKIMVLVWAFFAVIFLASYTANLAAFMIQEQYIDTVSGLSDRKFQKPQEQYPPFRFGTVPNGSTERNIRTNYPDMHSYMVRYNQRSVEDALASLKAGKLDAFIYDAAVLNYMAGKDEGCKLVTIGSGKVFATTGYGIALQKNSRWKRPIDLALLQFLGDGDTQRLETVWLSGICQNEKNEAVSSKLDIDNMAGVFYMLLVAMGLSLLVFSWEHLVYWRMRHCMPSSCGEKGLLGISRGIYSCFRGVESPLQDSQFPDPDVTGTPVPVNVLRVLQTARDLVSSSAVGGSLENASQALRTWKQRSESLQAAFSLQGPQTIASPHHVATSRMIGNVGPSLAVPVLTQSPRSFHPSYPMMPDGDLQPPEINSLPPQDLHPVSPISQNGGVSAAVHISNPCIASPLPQRIQESPQRLPNPSCKGGAQYPGAWYQSPAARQVIRSPLLPRETLLAEDCGMHPRCVRPLHYSLPRSSHLCAFCHSGGCHRLHPSLYSTPHTDAPLRGAVSTLAVPSAMMYRDSGSLLNVASLGRTACCSKMASSRYPIGSPSGTFRSEIVRNLNPADSCRRISWESEV
- the grin2c gene encoding glutamate receptor ionotropic, NMDA 2C isoform X2, coding for MILVAWGLLLTVLGCSAVVMETLLPRAGGPALNVALVFGGSFPYSELVGPMMPEGSLSLPLDIHTVTVLVNDSGPGPLLRQLCQALRGAHAVVFQDNIGTEAVAQILDFISSQTLVPIISISGGSAVVLSPKEPSSSFLQMAASLEQQLTVILKVLEEYDLGPFSVITSHYPGHRLFLSAVRALCEALQPGWGPQDELTVEPGAGPKGTQRVLRQVSAPVLLLFCSRDEAEEMFIAAGEAGLLGPSHIWVVPSFTIGSPDRPAPFFPVGLVSVVTDGWRRSLRQKVQDGIAVIAAGAKNYLQRHGELPQPRGSCLAPPHLHGNDTLYRHMMNTVWKHREVSFNSQGYLLDPSMLVITLTPHRAWEEVGRWESGIIRMKYPVWPRYGAGNQLVTDSRHLTVATLEERPFVIVESTDPATGDCIRNTVPCRKQSNLTLSSGEPYTKLCCKGFCIDILKKLARTVKFSYDLYLVTNGKHGKLVRGVWNGMIGEVYYRRAHLAIGSLTINEERSEIVDFSVPFVETGISVLVSRSNGTVSPSAFLEPYSPAVWMMMFVMCLSVVAVTVFIFEYFSPMGYDQDLSNGKRLGGPSFTIGKSLWLLWALVFNNSVPIQNPRGTTSKIMVLVWAFFAVIFLASYTANLAAFMIQEQYIDTVSGLSDRKFQKPQEQYPPFRFGTVPNGSTERNIRTNYPDMHSYMVRYNQRSVEDALASLKAGKLDAFIYDAAVLNYMAGKDEGCKLVTIGSGKVFATTGYGIALQKNSRWKRPIDLALLQFLGDGDTQRLETVWLSGICQNEKNEAVSSKLDIDNMAGVFYMLLVAMGLSLLVFSWEHLVYWRMRHCMPSSCGEKGLLGISRGIYSCFRGVESPLQDSQFPDPDVTGTPVPVNVLRVLQTARDLVSSSAVGGSLENASQALRTWKQRSESLQAAFSLQGPQTIASPHHVATSRMIGNVGPSLAVPVLTQSPRSFHPSYPMMPDGDLQPPEINSLPPQDLHPVSPISQNGGVSAAVHISNPCIASPLPQRIQESPQRLPNPSCKGGAQYPGAWYQSPAARQVIRSPLLPRETLLAEDCGMHPRCVRPLHYSLPRSSHLCAFCHSGGCHRLHPSLYSTPHTDAPLRGAVSTLAVPSAMMYRDSGSLLNVASLGRTACCSKMASSRYPIGSPSGTFRSEIVRNLNPADSCRRISWESEV